The genomic region CACCTGCCCCTCCACGGAGGGCGTCTCCCCCGCGCGCCAGAAGGGCTGGGGGCTGGAGGCCTCCACGCGGAAGCGCGGCAGGGTGAAGGGCTCCACTTGGAAGGAGGCCTCGGCGCTGGTGCCGCCGCTCATCCAGAGCACCCGCCAGGTCCCCGTGGGAGCACCGCGGTCCAGGGGGATGGCGCCGGACACCACGCCCCAGGGGCCGGCTGGGGCGCGCTCCTCCAGCACGGAGTCTCCGTTGGGATCCACCACCACCCACGTGCCGGGGCGCCCGTCCAGGGGGCTCAGGTCCTTGGCTCGCAGCGCGACGGCGCGGAACTGCACCCGGTGGCCGGGCTCATAAAGAGGACGATCCGTGAGGACATGGATGCGCGCGGGCGAGTAGAGGGGCAGCGTGGCCTCCACCGAGTCGGTGCCCAGGGGCGTGGTGACGCGGGCCCGCAGCCGGTAGTCCCCATCCGGCAGCACGGGCAGCTTCACCTGCCCCACGAGCGCGGCGTCATCCTCGCGCTCCCAGCCCTTCTCAGGGGAGAGCGGCGTCTCCTTGCCGGCGGCGTCCAGCAGCGTGAGCTGAGCCTCCGCCCGGCGTACCACCCGGGCCAGCAGCTCCTGGCCGGGCAGCTCCCCGACACCATGGGCCAGGGCCCACACGCGTACGGTGCCGGTGCGCTCGCGCGCCAGCTCCTGCACCTGCAGGTTCACCGTCTGCCGGAAGCGCCCATCCGGGCAATGTGCCACGCGCACGCCATGGAACAGCCAGGCCGACAGGCACAGCTGCGAAGCGGCGATCGCCACCGCCCCGAGCACCACCGCGAAGCCGCCGGCGAGAAGCCAGCGGCGGGTCCGGACCTTCATGTCTGCCTCCCCGACCCCCACTCTATGCCGGGTCGGGGGCAGCGTGCCCGCTCGCCTACTCCTACTCCAGATCGTTGCTCAACTGCTCCGGCTCGCCGTCCTGATCGATGACCCACACGTCCCAGGTGTCATCCGAGTCCATGTTGGCGTAGGCGCAGACGGAGAAGCCGTCCTTGGCGCCCTGGCCCACGGAGGTCAGCCCCTGGCACGGGTGGGGCGGCGGGGCCACCTGGCACCCCTGCTTGTCACAGGGCAGGCACTGCTTGCCCATGCAGTAGGTGTAGAGGCGCCCCTTCTCCGGCGAGAAGCCGATCTCCTCGAAGCTACGGCCCCACCGGTCCTTCTCCTGGAAGTAGACGCGCTGAGAGGTGAAGGCCGCCTTGAGGTTGGCCCGCACCTCGGACTGCTTGGCGCGGCCCTGGAACTTGATGAAGTTGGGGATGGCGATGGCGGAGAGGATGCCCATCATCGCCACGGGAGTGCCGCCACCGGAGAGCTGGTCGGCCAGCTCCTTCACCGAGCCCTCGGGCACCGTGAAGGCCAGGGAGAAGCTGTCCTGGGTGGAGGACACCTGGAGCGACTGGCGCGTCTGGGTCCAGTAGCCCTTCTCGTCCACCACTCGCTCGGCGGTGAGGGCGCTCGTGGCCTGCTTCAGCGAGGCTGGCGCGGTGGCGTCCGCGGCGACGGCCTTCTGCACCTCGGCCAGCCCGGCGGCAACGCGCTGGCGCACCTCGGCCTGATGGGTGTCGTAGTCGGTGATGGACTTCTTCACGATCGCATCCAGCATGCCGATGTCCTTCGGCGCGGCACCCTGCACGTTCAGGCTCAGGCGCACCGCATCCCGGCCGGTGAAGGCCAGCCGGCCACGGCCCTTGGCGCCCAGGTCCACGCGCAGGCCCACCAGCAGCGGCGCCTCGCCGGGCGTGGCGGCCGGAGCGGTGGGGGGCGGCAGCGCCTCGAAGGCGGTCAGCGCGGTGGGCGTGCCGAACAGCAGCAGGCCTCGCTTCGGGCGGATGCAGACGGGGGTGCCCAGCTCCGAACCCTCCACACACAGGTCCTGCCCGCGCAGGGCCATGCGCACCTCGGCGCCCTCGCGCCCCAGCTCCTGAGCCACGGCGCGGAGGATGGAGGCCACGCCCGCCAGCAGCTCCGGGTTCTCCGGCGAGCCCTCATCCACGGCCAGCGCGCCCACCACCTCGTTGGGGAGCACCTCCGGACCCTGGCGCAGAGCGCGATCGGTGGGGACGATGAAGGCGATGCGACGCACGCCCGGCCACTTCGCCCACTGGCGCAGCAGGGCTCCGGCCACGGAGCCCCGAGCGAAGAGGCGCGCCTCGGAGCCCTCTCCCACGGACAGCTGGGCCATGACGGTGGAGGCCATGCCCGCGAGCTGATCCATCGTCGGCCCCTTGCCGGCCAGCCCCAGGTCCTCGAAGGCATCCAGGTTCACCACCAGCGCACCGCCGGGCCCGGGCGCCTCGGCGCGAGCGAAGACGGCGGCGGCCTCGGGCGACAGCGGAGGCGGAGGCGGGGGCGGCGGCGGCGTGGAAGGCGTGGTGGCACAGCCGACCGCCAGGGCGGCGAAGAGGGCAACGAGACGCAGACGCATGCGGACTCCATCAGAGGAAAGCGCTTGGGTGTCTAGTCTTCCGAGCGGCAGGGATCGAGGGCTTTTCGCGAAGTTGCGCTAGCGTCGGCGCCCTCCCTTTGCCACCGGGGTTCCCGCTCCACCATGCCCGCCGAGAAGCCCAGGACGCCGCAGGACGCGCTGCCCTTCCGCCTCGAGGCGCTGCTCGACGCGCTGACGGACCGGCACCTCGCCGACCGGCTGGAGCGGGTGTACCGGGCAGCGGCAGTGGCCATCGACCGGCTGGGCCACTTCAACATCGTCAAGTACGAGCCCACCACGGTGGAGCCGGATGGGGCGGACCTGTCGCTGTGGGAGACGATGGCGCCGGCGCTCCGGGACACGCTGGTGGACGTCAACCACCTCATCGCGTTGGTCCGCGAGCAGTTCCCGGCACCGGAGCGCCCCGCGGGGAAGGACGACGGCTGGAGGCCCCCGCCGGCCAGCGCGGACGAGCGGCTGGCGGACGAGGTGGAGGTGGTGTTCCACGGGAGCGCGGAGCGGCTGGCGCGGCGCGTGGCGGACCTGGGCGAGCGCGTGCGCCGTCCGGAGGTGGTGAGCGACCGCTGGGCGCTGATGGCGGAGCTGCAGAGCTTCCGCCTGGACTACCGCTCGCGGATTGGAGACCTGGTGTACCTCACCGCCTCGGCCTTCGAGGACGTGCGCCGCGAGGAGGTGGTGCCGGGCCAAGCGGTGCAGGTGTCCGCGGCGGCGGCGCTGCGGGGCGCGATGATGGACCTGAAGCGCTCGCTGCTGAGCAAGCTCGAGCGCGTGGCGCGCGTGGGGCCCGAGGGGCTGCCGGCGCTGGCGCGACAACTGGAGGAGAGCCTGGCGGCGTTCGCGACGATGCCGGCCTCCATCACCCTGCGCACGCGGGACAAGCAGCAACTGGTAGAGGTGCGCGGGCAGTTGCGAGAACACGCGGGCCAGCGGCAACTGGAGGCCGAGGTGCTGCCCCGGCTGCTGCAGCCCATCCTCGGCACGCTGGAGCGGGTGGCCGAAGAACTCACCACCCAGGTGCTCACGGGGCACGACCGGGCGGTGTGGGCCGCCTGCGTCGCGCGGCTGGAGCAGGCCTCGATGCACCTGTTCCTGAGCTCACCCGGCGCCGAGCGCGTGCTGCTGGAGGCGCTCGAAAGAGCAGGCGAGCTCTATGGACGCTCGGCCGCTTTCGATGCGTTCCTGCGCAAGAGCCGCCGGGCCCCGGGCCAGGGGCTGGAGGACTCGGAGCTACGCGAGACGCTGGAGTTGTTCCGCGAGCGGCTCGCGCAACTGCCGTTCCACTGAAGGGACCCGGAAGCCGGGCTACTCCTTCTTGGTGCCTTCCGGCAGCGCGGGCGTGGACCTCGCGGCGGGCAGCACGCGCAGCTGCTGGTAGCGCTGGCCGAGCGTCTCCGGCGTCAGCTCCTCCTGCCACTGCTTGGGGTTGGTGTTCCACCCGAAGTCGGCGGGGACCTTGCCGCCGCCCTGGCTCTTGTAGCCGATCATATCGGGGAACTGGTTGGACCAGCGGCCACCGGGATCCGGCTCACTGGTGACCGACTGGCGGTTGGTGGGAAGAACGAGGGGCTTGGGGGCGTCGCTCATGATCGTCTCCTACGAACCCACGCAGCCTCTCCGAATCCCGCTCGCATGGGTAGAAGAAAGCTGCGGCCGAGCCCCCGCCCGCGCTACCTCAAAGGCCCACATCCACCGGCAGTGCGGCTGGCCGTGCCCGCCTCCGCTGCCGCGCCCGGGCCTTGGCCGCTGGAGGCAACATCCGAGGCCCCAGCTCGAACACGGCGGCGAAGAATCGCGCCTGGGCCTCGCTCCCATAGCGGTAGTGCCGCACACCGCCCTGCTTCAACACCACCTTCACGCTCCACCCACGTCGATCCTGGACGAGCGCCACCTGTTCAATCTCCGCCATCCGCCCATCCCCCCCTCGGGAGCCTTTACTTGAAAGAGCCGTGCCAGACCGGACACGGGACTTCGCCGGGTTGCGGTGTGTACAGGTGGGCATTCGCGGATCGCCCCGTAAGGACTTCAGGGTCGCTCGCCTGGCCGCCTGCTCACTACCGAAGGACAGGTCCAACTCGACTTGTGGTGGCCGAATTCTGCGTTACGTCAAAGGCATGAATGCGATCCCTGAGTTGAACGGCGACCGGTTCGCCGAGTTCACCCTCCCCGACGGCTGCATGGTGTGCGGAGGTGAGGTGACGATCCGCGCGACTCCTTCGGGGGCGCACAGCTACTGCGCCAGGTGCCACAGCCTGACGCGGCCCCGCATGCGGGTGCGCGGCAACAACCTGGAGCTGTCGTACGCGGCCACGGCCAGCGCGTAGCTCCCGTCCTCTGTTCACCGCTCCAGGTGCGGCCCATGAGAGAGTCGCTCCATGCTCTCCCTGCCCCTGGAGCTGGGCCTGACGGCGCGCCGGCTCGAAGAGAAGGACACCGCGGCCCTGCAGGCGCTGTGTGACGCGTGCGCCGACTACCACGTCCTCATCTATGGTGAGCCCGCCGGGCCTGGAGAGGCGCGGAACCTGCTGACGGAGCTGCCTCCGGGCCGGACGCTGGAGGACAAGTTCTTCTTCGGCCTCTTCACGCCACGTCCGCGCCTGTGCGGCGCGCTGGACCTGGTGCGCGACTGCCGCGAGCCGGGAGAGTGGTACCTGGGGCTGTTGCTGCTCGAGCCGGGAGTGCGAGGCAAGGGCCTGGGCGAGGGCATCCTGCGCGCGGCGGAAGGCTGGGCGCGAGCCCAAGGCGCGTGGCGGATCCGCCTGGCGTGCGCGGAGCAGAACACCTCGGGGCGTCGCTTCTGGGAGCGCCACGGCTACCGCGAGGACAAGCCCTTCCCACCGAGGCGCATGGGCACGCGGGAGACGGTGCTGGTGGAGCTCGTCCACGCCCTGGAGTGAGCACGCCCCTGCTCAGCGCACCAACCACAGCCACAGGGGCGCGGTAGCGAAGGACAGGGGAATGCCCAGCCCCACCATGAGGGCCGCCAGGTCCGGATCCAGCTCGTACTCGGCGGCGAGGATGGCGCCGCTGACCATGGGGGCCATGGCGTTCTGCAGCACGGTGGCCTCGCGAACGAGCGGAGTGACAGCGGGCAAGGCCCACAGCCCGAGCACCACCAGGGCGGGCGCCAGCACGAGCTTGTAGCCGAGCCCCAAGGCCAGCGCGCCCACGCGCTCCCGCATGCCTCCCAGCTGGAGCTGAAAGCCCACGGAGAAGAGCGTGAGCGGCGTGAGCGTCGAGCCCAGCCGCTCCAGCAATCCATCCAGCCAACCGGGGAAGGTCCAGGGGCGCAGGAGCAGGGCGAGCACGAGCGCCACGAAGGGAGGAAACGTCACCACCTTGCGCAGGAGCGTGACCGGGCGCAGGGCGCCACCACCGGAGGAGGTGTGTACGGCGAAGACGGTGGCCAGCGTGGCGAGCACGAGGAAGGAGCCGAGCTGATCCACCACCACGGCCACGGCGAGCCCCTCGCGGCCAAGCAGAGCCTCGGCCATGGGCAGGCCGACGAAGGCGGTGTTGCTCAGGCCCGCGGTGAGCACGATCGCGGCGATGGATGCGCGCCCCAGGCCCAGCCGAGGGCCGATGAGCCGACAGAGGAGCACGGCGCCCAGGAAGATGAGCCATGGCGAGACGGCGGCGGCGATCAACCCGGGACGGAACTCCAGCCGGTGGACCGCGCGGAGCACGAGCGCGGGCAGGGCCACGGCGAGAACGAAGGAGTTGATCACCATGGCGGTCTGCGCCGGGAAGCGCTGGCTGCGCCGCCCCAGCGCCCCGAGCATCAGACACACCCCGAGCAAGCTGATGACCTGAATCATGAGGCCCGGCCCTTCGCCTTGCGAGGCGTGGCCACGGCAGGAGCCACGGGAGCAGGCTCCACCCTCGGAGCGGGAGGGCCCTCGCCCGCGATGAGGGAGCGCTCACGCTGGATGAGCTCTGCCAGGAAGTGGAGCACGGCGCGCACACGCGCGTTGTGCTGCAAATCGCGGTGTACTACCAGCCAGATGTCACGGCGCAGCGAGGCCACGGGCGGCATGAGCCGCCGCAGCCCGGGCTCTCTGTCCCCCATGAAACAGGGCATGAGCCCCAGCCCCACGCCGGCGCCCGCGGCCGCCACCACCGACAGCAGCGAGTTGCAGCGCACGGCCACCCGGGCGGACGTCGCCACCTCGTTCATCCACCGCGCCTCGGGCCACTTGGCCGCCGCGTCCGCGTAGCCGATGAGCTCATGGCCCGCGAAACCTGTGGCCGGGTCGGGCAGCCCGCGCCGCGCCAGATACCGCTCGGCGGCATACGGAGCGATGGCGATCTCCCCCACCTTGCGAGCCACCAGGGTGTCCTCCTGGGGGCGAGTAAGACGCACGGCGATGTCCGCCTCGCGCCGAGCCAGGTCCAGGGCGCCATAGTCGGTGAGGAACTGCACCTCGATGCCGGGGTGGCGCTCGCGGAAGGGCCCGAACAGCGGCAGCAGCGTGCGCACGGCGAAGGCCTCGGTGGTGGTGATGCGCACGGTGCCCTCCAGCCGCGCGTCCTCGCCACTGGCCTTGCGCTCCACGGCGAGCGCGGTGGACTCCATCTCCTCCACGGAGGCGCGGATGTTGCGCCCGGCGGCGGTGGGCACGAAACCCGCCGGCATCCGATCGAAGAGGCGGGTGCCCAGCTCCTCCTCCAGGGCCGCCAGCCGCCGCCCCACCGTCGTGGCGTCCACGCGCAGCGTGCGAGCCGCGGAGGCGAGCGAGCCTTCACGGGCGATGGCCAGGAAGTAGCGCAGGTCGTCCCAGTTCGGCATGGCCTGCAAATTCGCAGGGGCCTGCTGCGAACACCAGCGTTTTCGCATGGCGGGGACTGAGGCATTCCTATCGCCGTTCGGACGCGCTGCCGCGCCCGAGTCGCTCACCGAAAGGAAGAACCGCCATGAAGACCTCCCTGCCCCTGTTCGCCTCCCTCGTCGCGCTGCTCACCGTCGCCTGTGCCAGCACTCCGGAGGGCGCGAAGACGGCGGTGAAGCCCCAGGACCTGAAAGGCACTTGGTCGAGCCCGACGTGCGAGGCCGCGGGCGGCACCAACTTCATCCAGCGCCACTTCACGCTGACGGAGAACACCTGGACGCTGAACCTGGACGCCTTCGGGGACGCGCAGTGCCAGACGAAGCTGTTCACGGCGCGAGTCCAGGGCCCCTACACGCTGGAGAAGGACTCGGCGGCGGTGCCGGGCGCCACCGAGGGCAACTTCGGCTTCGGCGAGCTCTACATGACGCCGCACCTGCCGGCGTTGGCGGAGGCGTTCCAGAACGCGAAGTGCGGCACGGGGACGTGGAAGGTGGGCGAGGAGCAGCGGACGACAGAGACGGGCTGCCTGTTCTTCCAGCCGACCTCGGCGTGCGGCACGGACCACGACCTCGTGAAGGTGGACGGCGAGCAGCTCTTCTTCGGTCAGCGCCCGGCGGACAACAACATGTGTACGCCGGACAAGCGCCCGGCGGCCCTCACCGCGAAGCCCGTGGTGAAGCGCTGAGCCTTCAGAAAGACGACGCCGCCCGTCCGCCAACCAGGAACGGGCTTTCACAGTGCTGCTAGCGTCCGAGCGTATGGGACGCACCATCGCGATCATCAATGGCGAGCAGTACTGGCACAGCTACTTCCCGGGCGACGAAGTCATCTACCGCCGCATCCAGGACTGCGCCTGGGTGCTGCGCGACGGAGAGCTGTGGTGCATCGACCGCGAGGCGGCCACGCGGCTGGACGGAGTGCTCTGGCGCGTGGGCGCCATCCGGCCGCAGGAGCGTTACCGCACGGCGCTGGAGATCATCCGCCTGAGTGGGGTGCCGTGCGTGAACCCGGCGGAGGTGCTGCTGCGCGGCTTCGAGCGACTCTCCATGCTGGCGGAGCTGCGCGCGGCGGGCCTGAAGACCATCTCCTTCGATGTGGCCACGGGCGACGACATGGCGCGCCGGCTGGGGAGGAACTTCCCGCTGGTCGTGAAGGCGGGCAACCACCACGGCGGCTACGGCAAGGCGCGGGTGCAGGACAACGAATCCTGGGGAGACGTGGCGGACCTGCTCTTCGCGGTCGAGGAGTACGTCACGGTAGAGCCGTACATCGACTATCGGCGGGACGTGCGCTGCCTGGCGGTGGGTGACCGATACTGGGCGATGGAGCGAGAGGGGCGCGGGTGGAAGGCGAACGTGGATACGCGCAAGTACCGGCTCATCGAGCCGCCCGAGGTGCTCGTCCAGCAGACGCGCGCGGCGATGACCCACTTGCGCGCCGATACGCTGGCGCTCGACTTCCTGGAGAAGGAGGACGGCGAGTTCGTCGCGCTAGAGAGCAACGACACGCCCGGCTACTCCGGCTTTCCAGACGAGGTGCGCGCCGCCCTGGCGAACTGCCTGAAACAGCGGCTGGGCGCCGCCTAGGGTTGCCGGAAGGTGCGCTGGATCTTCCCTCGCCTCAAATAGACGACCTGGAGTCCGCAGGAAGCACACTTCACCTCCCACTCTCCAGGACCGGTCTTGGAGCCCTCCAAGGGCAGGAAGGTGACGCGGATGATGCGCAGGTCGTACTTGCTCCCGCACTCGGGGCAGCGCAGAGAGGACAGCCTGGGCCAATCCCACCGGTACCGGAAGTCGTTGAGGCTGACCACGGCGATGAAGAGGGCCGTGCCCACCACCACGCAGGCCACCCAGGCCAGCAATTGCATGAGGAAGCTCATGGCGCAGCCCTTCTGAAGCGCCCAGCCTACCCGCTCCGGAGCGCCTCCAGGGACGAGTCCTGCCCGTCCGTCCTCTTGGAGACCGCGAGGCGCTGGCGCATGCTGCGCGCCCTGATGGGCCCCCCCTCTCGAACGACGCTCCGCACCCGACTGGTGGAACAGGTGCGCGCCACCGTTGGCGGGCTGCCTGGGACGTACTGGCTCCTATGGACGGGCACGCTGGTGAACCGGCTGGGCGCCTTCGTGGTGCCCTTCCTGGCGCTCTACCTGACGCGGGAGCGCGGCTTCAGCGAGGAGCAGGCGGGCCTCGTCGCGGCGCTCTACGGTGCGGGGGCGGTGGTGTCTGGGCCGCTGGGAGGCACGCTGGCTGACCGGTTCGGGCGACGGACGGCGCTGGCGCTCGGCTTGTGGCTGGGCTCGGCGGGGATGATCTTCCTGGGCTTCTCCCGGGAGCCGATGTGGATCCGCGTGGCCGCCTTCACGCTGGGAATCGTGGGAGAGATGTACCGGCCGGCCGTCTCCGCGGCCATCGCGGACGTGGTGCCGCCCCAGGATCGAACGCGGGCCTTCGGGCTGCTCTACTGGGTGGTGAACGTGGGCTTCTCCATCGCGCTCCCCTTGGCGGGGCTGGTGTCCCGAAGCGGCTTCCTCCTCCTCTTCCTGGTGGATGCGCTCACCACCTTCCTCTACGGCTGCATCGTCTGGTTCAAGTTCCCGGAGACCCTCCCTCAGCGCTCCGCTTCGAACTCCGTGCTGCCCTCGCTGGCGCCCTTCTGGGACAAGACGTTCCTGAACTTCTGGCTGCCCACCTTCCTGATGGCCCTCATCTTCTTCCAGATGAACGTGGCGCTCGCCCTGGACCTGGGCGCGCGGGGCATGAGCCCGGCGCAGTTCGGGCTGGCCCTGTCCGCCAACGGCGTGCTCATCGTGCTGGTGCAGCCCTTCGTCGGGCGCTTCGTCTCCCATTGGCGCCGCTCCGCCGTGCTCGCCGGCGCCGCGGTCTTCACCGGCGTGGGCTTCGGGCTGCATGTGCTGTCGTTCAACGTGCCGCTGGCCATGATGGCCGTGGTGGTGTGGACGGTGGGAGAGATCCTCAACGCGGCGGTGGCCCCCTCGGTGGTGACGGACCTGGCGCCGCCGGCGCTGCGCGGTAGCTACCAGGGGGCGTTCCACATGAGCTGGGGGCTGGCCGCGTGCGTGGCGCCCGTACTGGGCAGCCAGGTACTGGGCCGCTTTGGAGGAATTACGCTCTGGAGCGGCTGCTTGCTGGTGGGCCTGATCGCAGCCGCCTGGCACCTGCTCGTCGCCGATGCACGGCGCCGCCACATGGAAGTGCTGAGGACGCGGCACGAGGGCGTGAGCGAGAGCGTGGACTGAGCCGCTCGGACCACCTTTCCCAGCATGCGGCGCGATGGGCTAACGTCCTCGGGCCATGCACCTGACGCGCGCCTCCACCGCCCTGTTGCTGACGTGGCTCCTCAGCTCGGGCTGCACCCGGAGCACCCCTCCCCCTCCCACGTCGACGAAGAGTCCCAGCGCCTCTCAGGAGGAGGTGGCCCGCTTCCAGAAGGCGGGACTGGCCGCGCCCGCGACGGCGCCCGGCCAGGCGGACACGGGCGAGGTGAACCTCGCGGAGCTGCGTGACTCGGTGGCGGATCCGCAGGTGCTCACCGAGGAGCAGATCGCGGCGCTCGAGCGTCCAGCCCAGCGGGAAGCCTCGGCGACAGGGGAGGCTGCCGCGCCGGATTCGCCTTCCGTCGAGGCGGAGGTGGCCGAAGGCGTGGAGGCAGGAGTCCAGGGAGGCTTCGTTGGAGGAGTCGTCGGTGGAGCGCTCGGCGGCCGCGCCGCCAGCACCCCTGCGATGGAGCCGAGCGCCGCCGGAGCCCCTCCGCCTCCGCCTCCACCTCCGCCCGCTCCCGCTCCCGCGGACATGGCGCGCAAGGCCGATCCTCAGAAGCCCTCGAGTGGCAAGGGTGGAGCGCCGCCCACGCCGGTGCTGCCGAAGGTGGAGGCAGCGCCCCGAACGGCCAAAGTGCTGGTAACGGATGAGGCGGGCCGCTACCAGCCGCTCAAGACGCGCGCGGTGCGCGTGGTGACGTACATCCAGGGCGCCCGGGCACGCACGGTGGTGGACCACCTGTTCGAGAACGACACGAGCCGCAGCCTGGAAGGCACCTTCTACTATCCGCTGCCGGGAGGAGCGACGGTGGCGGGCTTCGCCATGTACTCGGGAGCGGTAGCGGTGAACACGCCCTCGCTCTTCCAGTCCTCGGAGCTGCTGCCGCCTCTGGGAGAGGACTCGGCGAAGGTGGAGGAGCTGGGAGCTGCCGCGCCGCCGAGCAAGCCGGGGGCAAAGTACACCTGGGGTGAGCGCCAGGAGGCCCGGGTCGTCGAGCAGAAGCGAGCGCGTGAGGTGTACGAGGAGGTGGTGCGGCGCAACGTGGACCCGGCCCTGTTGGAGTGGGCGGGAGCCTCCACCTTCAGCGCGCGCGTGTTCCCCCTGCCTCCCAAGAGCCTCAAGCGCGTGGTGATCGCCTACGAGCAGACGCTGCTCTTCGATGGGCAGCGCCTGCGCTACACGTGGCCGCTGCCTCCCGGCGCGGGGAAAGAGCTCCAGGTCTCTGCGCGAGTGCATGTGGACCCACGCCACACCGCGGAGGTGCTGGTGCAACCGGAGCCAGGTCCCCAGCCACGAGCGCTCGGCCCATGGCAGGCGTACGACTTCTCCAAGCTGCAGGGAGACGGCGCGCTGGCGGTGGCGCTCACGCCCAAGAACGCGGAGGCCGACGTACTGGTGGGCAAGGATGCGGCGGGGCTGCCAGGCCAGGCCTTTCACGCTCGCGTGCGGCTGCCCGAGCGTCTGACCTCGGGCGCGGAAGGCGCTCCCACCGGACGGGCGGTGCTGGTGGTGGACACCTCTCTGTCGGCGGAGGACGGCAACGCCTGGGCACTCCAGGCAGCCACCTTGCGCGCACTGCTGGAAAAGGATCCGACGCTGAAGGAGTACGCGGTGCTGCTGTTCGACGTGCGTCCGCGCTGGCTGCACGCCCCGGGTTGGCGGCCCAATGACGCCGCGAACCGCCAGCAGAGCTTCTCGGAGCTGGAGCGCATGTTCCTGGAGGGCGCTTCACACGTGGACGGAGCGCTGGAGGAGCTGGACCGAGCCGGGCGCGAGTGGCTCGAGCCCGCCCAGCCCAACGAGCGGGTGACGGCCTTCCTGCTCTCGGATGGCAATGCCACCTGGGGCCAGAGCCAGGTGGACGCACTGCTCACCCGCCACCCCAGCGTGGCGACACTGCGCTGGGTGAGCTACCGCTTCGGCGAGGCGGCGGTGAACACGGAGCTGTTCGACGCGCTGGCGCGAACCAGCGGTGGCCGCGTGGTGAACGTGCTCTCCGGCTCGGAGGTGGAGGCAGCGGCCAGGGCGCACCGAGCCGCCTCGGTGGTACTGGAGCGGGTCACGGTGAAGGGCGCGCAGGTGAAGGATCTGGTGGTGGCGGGCCGGCCCCACCTGCTCTTCCCGGGACAGGAGCTGCAAGTGGCCGGGCGGCTGCCGTCGGAAGGCGCGGCGGAGCTGGAGGTGGTGACGCGCGCCGGCCAGGAAGAGCGCGTGCTGCGTGTGCCCCTGCCGCGCGAGGAAGACAGCCTCTTCGCGCCGAGAGCCTGGGCGGAGCTGTTCGTGGGGCGACTGGTGTCGCTGGACGACGAGCGGCTGGACCGGATGGTGGTGGCGCTCAGCCAGCACTACCGCCTGGCGAACGGGCGGGCCTCCATGCTCATCCTGGAGTCGGAGG from Hyalangium ruber harbors:
- a CDS encoding MDR family MFS transporter; this translates as MLRALMGPPSRTTLRTRLVEQVRATVGGLPGTYWLLWTGTLVNRLGAFVVPFLALYLTRERGFSEEQAGLVAALYGAGAVVSGPLGGTLADRFGRRTALALGLWLGSAGMIFLGFSREPMWIRVAAFTLGIVGEMYRPAVSAAIADVVPPQDRTRAFGLLYWVVNVGFSIALPLAGLVSRSGFLLLFLVDALTTFLYGCIVWFKFPETLPQRSASNSVLPSLAPFWDKTFLNFWLPTFLMALIFFQMNVALALDLGARGMSPAQFGLALSANGVLIVLVQPFVGRFVSHWRRSAVLAGAAVFTGVGFGLHVLSFNVPLAMMAVVVWTVGEILNAAVAPSVVTDLAPPALRGSYQGAFHMSWGLAACVAPVLGSQVLGRFGGITLWSGCLLVGLIAAAWHLLVADARRRHMEVLRTRHEGVSESVD
- a CDS encoding type IV pilin protein, yielding MRLRLVALFAALAVGCATTPSTPPPPPPPPPLSPEAAAVFARAEAPGPGGALVVNLDAFEDLGLAGKGPTMDQLAGMASTVMAQLSVGEGSEARLFARGSVAGALLRQWAKWPGVRRIAFIVPTDRALRQGPEVLPNEVVGALAVDEGSPENPELLAGVASILRAVAQELGREGAEVRMALRGQDLCVEGSELGTPVCIRPKRGLLLFGTPTALTAFEALPPPTAPAATPGEAPLLVGLRVDLGAKGRGRLAFTGRDAVRLSLNVQGAAPKDIGMLDAIVKKSITDYDTHQAEVRQRVAAGLAEVQKAVAADATAPASLKQATSALTAERVVDEKGYWTQTRQSLQVSSTQDSFSLAFTVPEGSVKELADQLSGGGTPVAMMGILSAIAIPNFIKFQGRAKQSEVRANLKAAFTSQRVYFQEKDRWGRSFEEIGFSPEKGRLYTYCMGKQCLPCDKQGCQVAPPPHPCQGLTSVGQGAKDGFSVCAYANMDSDDTWDVWVIDQDGEPEQLSNDLE
- a CDS encoding AEC family transporter; this translates as MIQVISLLGVCLMLGALGRRSQRFPAQTAMVINSFVLAVALPALVLRAVHRLEFRPGLIAAAVSPWLIFLGAVLLCRLIGPRLGLGRASIAAIVLTAGLSNTAFVGLPMAEALLGREGLAVAVVVDQLGSFLVLATLATVFAVHTSSGGGALRPVTLLRKVVTFPPFVALVLALLLRPWTFPGWLDGLLERLGSTLTPLTLFSVGFQLQLGGMRERVGALALGLGYKLVLAPALVVLGLWALPAVTPLVREATVLQNAMAPMVSGAILAAEYELDPDLAALMVGLGIPLSFATAPLWLWLVR
- a CDS encoding LysR family transcriptional regulator, producing the protein MPNWDDLRYFLAIAREGSLASAARTLRVDATTVGRRLAALEEELGTRLFDRMPAGFVPTAAGRNIRASVEEMESTALAVERKASGEDARLEGTVRITTTEAFAVRTLLPLFGPFRERHPGIEVQFLTDYGALDLARREADIAVRLTRPQEDTLVARKVGEIAIAPYAAERYLARRGLPDPATGFAGHELIGYADAAAKWPEARWMNEVATSARVAVRCNSLLSVVAAAGAGVGLGLMPCFMGDREPGLRRLMPPVASLRRDIWLVVHRDLQHNARVRAVLHFLAELIQRERSLIAGEGPPAPRVEPAPVAPAVATPRKAKGRAS
- a CDS encoding GNAT family N-acetyltransferase, with product MLSLPLELGLTARRLEEKDTAALQALCDACADYHVLIYGEPAGPGEARNLLTELPPGRTLEDKFFFGLFTPRPRLCGALDLVRDCREPGEWYLGLLLLEPGVRGKGLGEGILRAAEGWARAQGAWRIRLACAEQNTSGRRFWERHGYREDKPFPPRRMGTRETVLVELVHALE
- a CDS encoding ATP-grasp domain-containing protein, with product MGRTIAIINGEQYWHSYFPGDEVIYRRIQDCAWVLRDGELWCIDREAATRLDGVLWRVGAIRPQERYRTALEIIRLSGVPCVNPAEVLLRGFERLSMLAELRAAGLKTISFDVATGDDMARRLGRNFPLVVKAGNHHGGYGKARVQDNESWGDVADLLFAVEEYVTVEPYIDYRRDVRCLAVGDRYWAMEREGRGWKANVDTRKYRLIEPPEVLVQQTRAAMTHLRADTLALDFLEKEDGEFVALESNDTPGYSGFPDEVRAALANCLKQRLGAA